In Setaria viridis chromosome 5, Setaria_viridis_v4.0, whole genome shotgun sequence, the genomic stretch CCTATAGGTACCCAGTGACGCGCTTGTCTAGTTATTGCCTTTTAAGCCTCTTTATTCTGTTCAAAGCATCACATATCACCTCCCACAAAATCAATCCCTTTGTTTTTCTCAGGTGTTAGGAGCTGTTATGATGAGGGAAAGAGAACAGCAGAGACTTTAACCATGGACTATcaccgtggtggtggtgttgaGGTAATACTCCAGTCTGTGTAGTCAAATATGATATCTTGTGATCTGATGAGAAATTTGTTGTATAGGCTTTGAAGCCtttcaaaattttgttttgcattTACTTAACTGGCAAAATAAGGAAACTCAGTGAACACACAATCTAAACTTCTTCATATCATAAATTTTCGATTCTGCTTTAGTTCTTGATTACTGATACGATCTGGAAAGATACAGTTCTATTATGGACAACTATTTCAGCTCAGGAAAACCTAAATGATTGTAAATGTTCTTATATTTCCCAATTGGCATGTGGATTTATTTCATTAGCAGTTACTCAAATTATACTAGGtttaatatatatttattatttgcATTAATATCCTGTTTCTGCAATTTTTCTTTGATCAATCTTAAGAGAATGTAAAATAAAAGGGTACAGCTCTGTATTTGTTATCAATGCAGTTTATGTGACCACAATGTCTTAATTGCTATTACTTGTTGGATATCTTTCACTAACTGATATATACACAGGTGCGTATTGCTCGCATTTTCAATACATATGGTCCTCGTATGTGCCTCGATGATGGTCGTGTGGTCAGCAATTTTGTTGCACAGGTCTGTTTGTCACATATTGTGGGTTCTATTTTCCATAGCTATAAGTTGTTGCGCATCTAAACATCCCTCTGGTTTGACTTGCAGGCACTACGTAGACAACCAATGACAGTTTATGGTAATGGAAAACAAACTCGAAGTTTCCAATATGTTTCTGATCTGGTAAGCATAAACATTCTTATTGTGCTATGTCTGTGGACTGTGATATCAGTTATAATTCTTCTGTGCTCCCTATCGCAAGTGATCTGGGCAACACTCTCTTATGCTGTTGTATATCCTAAGAATCAACACAAAATTAAGTGTTATGCTTGTCACATCAGCTTTTGCACTGTCCAATCTCATGGCAATTGTTACCAGCACATATTGATGTTCATATTGTTGCCACATTTTTCCAATTCGGAGACAGAATTTTCTATGACTTCGATCTTATCTTGTGCATTGCAAATTTATAATTAATAGATGAAGTCTGACCCATGGATGCACATACATTTGCATGCCTATTATTAAGTTTTTCATATTCTTTCTCAATATCTTTTTAGGTTGCTGGACTGATGGCTCTTATGGAGAGTGATCATATTGGTCCATTTAACTTGGGAAACCCCGGAGAGTTTACCATGTTGGAGTTAGCACAGGTATGTAACAGTTAGTTTCAAATAATGTTTTTTCATCTCGAAATGGTGCGAAGCTGATCATCATGCATTTTCCAGGTTGTGAAGGAAACAATTGATCCAATGGCAACCATTGAGTTCAAACCCAATACGGCTGATGATCCCCATATGAGAAAGCCAGATATCACCAAGGCCAAGCAACTGCTTCATTGGGAGCCAAAGGTCTCTCTCAAGGAAGGCCTTCCCTTAATGGTGACAGATTTCCGTCAAAGGATCTCGGATGAGTAACCGAAGCAATGTTGTGGTATTGGTGACCCATTTGATTCTGAATGATGCTGCAAATATGGTGAGAAGCACTTCATCAACTGAAGCCACGCAGTACAATGTACTGTATACATGATAGATTCTGTAGAATCTCGTAGTCCCCACTTGAAATATGGGGATTCTGTCTACGGGAATAGTGCCTTTTCCTGTGAAATAGCTGCAAAGTTCATGTGAAATTCATATTAATTTTATTTGTACCTTGGCGAGACAGAACAGAAGTAGTCAATTAATTTTGTGCATGTGTGGAAGAATTCCAGATGTGGTCGGTGAGAGGTAGGATATAATACTGTATTTCATGAGCCTTTGTAACACGACATTATGGATGCTTGATTATGTGAAAAATGTAATTGAACGTGTTTTGCCAGCTCAGTCTTGTTGCTATTGCATAATCCAACTGTCAATCCACAAATTCCCCTTTTAGTTTTTTGAGAGTGAAAATCCCCTTTTATTACTGAACGAACAACTCAACAAACTATACAATATATGTTTCCGAACGGTTTTCGGATACAATCTTCTCGTGAAAAGTTGATTCTCCAGTAAGTGGAAGCCAACTTGCAGCATGTTAAGTGAACAAGTGTTTCTTCAGATTCTGTAACCTTCTACTTGAGATGCACACTGAAACTGAGCCCACTGCTCGAGCTGACATCACCACCCATTTGAGGCACATCTGCTGCTCTGACGACGGCGAAACCAGCGGCGCCGCTGTACCGCCCCGTCCCTCCGACCACCGCGACGTGAGACTCCTCCTGGTCGTCGCGGCGGACCCCGAAGAACCTGAGGCTGTCGtcggcgccatcgccggcgaacGAGGCCCTCACGGccaccatgtggctgctgttgtCTGCCGAGCTGGTGACGAGGACGCCCTGCAGCCTCCCTTCCAGAGGCAGCCCGAACTCCTTCCTGCCGCGGAGCTCCTCATCGACGACGGTCACCGTGCCGGGCCGGAGCGCGCCTGGCCGCGTCAAGGCGCGCAGCCAGCTGCCGTGGTGCCCGATCGGGCCCTCACTGGTAAAGACAGCGTGATGCGAGGAAGCAGCCGTGGCTTTGGGTGTTGCGTGGCCAGCGGTGTATAGTGTGATCGTCTGGCCGGAGCCGGGGGAGAGGGCCGGGGGACTGTGacgtgccggccggccggcagccgcCGTGCTTGTCACGGCCAGCAGGAACGCGAGAGCAATGCAGGCTTGCTTGAGGAAACGGGTGCATGATGGCGCGTGCATCTCAAATGTTTGGTGTTTGATGATGGGGCGTGGTGCCTGCAAAGATTTCGGTTAGGTGATCTGGAGTGCAAATGGTTGGATAAGTAAGATCAAAGGGAGTTGGTTTATGAGCCAAACCACTCCATTAGGTCTGTTGGAGTAGCAGAAACAACTCTCAGAATCTGCTGCCTGGACCGTGCGCGCACGTGTGCGCATCGAAAGTTCAGTGTACGTAATGCGCCGAAATTCGCTTTCTTCTTTAGGCTGCAGCTAGCCGACATAGTCAggtttagttccctccaaactcctaactttgacactatacaaAAAAGATTTCtcgtcacatcaaatttgcagtacatgcatggagtactaaatgtagacgaaatcaaaaactaattgcacagttttgttgtactttgcgagacgaattttttgagtctaattagtcaatatttgaataataattcacaaatacaaacgaaatgctacaattGCGCATTTATGATAAAATGCCAATTTTATCACTctcaaattgggaactaaacaaggctatACGATTTCAAGGAAGGTTTACGTATATTTTGGTAAGAGTCGAAGGCTCCGGAAGCCCCTGGGCGGCCGCGCACTTTTATTTCGGCCCAGCGGGCAGTGGCCCATCATGCCCTCTTCTAAGTCGCGTCCTCCCCTCCCTGGCCAACCAtttctcccttcctcccctcccaAATTTGTTGCGGCGGGAGAGAGGCTCGAGAGAGACACAGCGCGTAgaaaccggcggcggcgggcggtagCGGCGATGAGGATCGAGGAGGTGCAGTCGACGTCGAAGAAGCAGCGCATCGCCATCCACACCCACATCAAGGGCCTCGGCCTCGACGTAGCTGCCCCCATCCCTCTCGCTTCTCCGTTCCCCTCTTCCCGAAGGGGAGGGTTTTTCTAGGGTTTTAGCGTCTCTGTGTCTGCGTAGATCCTCACTGCCTTGTTTGTGTTTTTTTTGTGGGAGCAGGCCAATGGAGCGGCGCTTCCGTTGGGGAGTGGATTCGTGGGGCAGGCGGGGGCGCGGGAGGGGTCCGGGCTGATAGTCGACATGATTCGCCAGAAGAGGATGGCCGGCCGCGCGGTTCTCTTTGCGGGTCCTCCCGCCACGGGAAAGACGGCGCTCGCGCTCGGCATCTCCCAGGAGCTCGGAAGCAAGGTGCGTGCCTCCAATTGCTCTTCTCCTCTCACAAATCAGCTAATCGTTATGGTGGTAGAGCTAGGgttttcttcctctccttttgTCCTTTTTTGTGGGTGATAATGTTCAATCTCATACCAAAACACTGGTCTAGCATTGGCAGGAATTATGCTTTTTGGGAATTTACATACTAGTTTGCTGTATTGATTCGTGGATTACCAGTTTTTAGCTACACAAATTGAATTAATCATTTTAAGTTTTATTGAGGGTGGCTGTGGATGAGGACAGACTCTGATTAATTCTAGGCCGTCTTTAGTAAGTTATCTGTAATTCTGCTTGTGAATTAGCCTGATTGGTGAACTACCTCTGAATGTGGAAGGGCTTATCAGGTTTCACAAAAAGCCTGCCTACTTAGTTTATATCGAGTTTCATGCTGTATGCTAGTAGCATTTGTGTTGTTCTCATCCAATAATTTCCTCCCTTGTTTTGCTATTCTACAATGCAGGTCCCTTTCTGTCCTATGGTGGGATCGGAAGTGTACTCCTCAGAGGTCAAGAAAACTGAGGTGCTGATGGAACATTTTCGTAGAGCTATAGGCTTGCGTATAAAGGAAAACAAAGAGGTTTATGAAGGAGAGGTAAGTAATAAATTTGAAATACAAGGTTATACTTAAATTAGTGTTTCTCTTGAtttatcaacattttttataatAACTTCAATGATGGATGTCCACTTCTTGCTTTTATGGATTGATCATTGTTGCTCTGTTTCCTAGGTTACTGAACTTTCCCCGGAAGAGTCCGAGAGTACAACAGGTGGATATGCGAAAAGCATTAGCCATGTAATCATAGGTCTAAAGACTGTTAAGGGGACTAAGCAACTGAAGTTAGATCCTTCAATTTATGACGCTTTAATCAAGGAAAAGGTAACTGCCTGCTTTCATACCACTTCCCCCTGGTGCTACACCTTTGGATTGCATTTTTACTCTTCATAACATTGGGTGGatcagcaacaacaacaacaacatagccttccaggctcaagcaagttggggtaggctagagttgaaacccaacaagagccaccaatcagggttcgggcacatgaatagctgttttccaagcactcctatccagggctaaatctttgggtatattccatcccttagaatctccttttattgcctctttccatgtcaattttggtcttcctcttgcctctcttcacattactgtcacgccttagggttccactatgcaccggtgcctccggaggccttcgttggacatgtccaaaccatctcagccggtgttggataagtttttcttcaattggtgctacccctaacctatcacgtatatcctcattccggactcgatcccttctcgtatgaccacaaatccaacgcaacgtacgcatttccgcaacacttatctgctggacatgtcgtcttttcgtaggccaacattctgcaccatacatcattgcaggtctaatcgccATCCTATAAAccttgccttttagcttcaatggtaccctcttgtcatataaaattcctgatgATTGGGTGGATATAATTGTTTTTTTGCTCAAATATGTCTTGATGCACATTTTTAACCTTAAGTGGCATCTTATTGATAATTTACTCGGCTGGAAAATTTTATGTTAAGTCTCTATCAGATGTCCTGTTGTAAACTAGCACTTCTGGAGCTAAGTAGATCCGTTGACATTGAAAAATCAGGCAATATTTGCTTTCTGGCTGCTGTGTGCTATCAGCATGTTGTTTTTGGTTACTCATTGGCTGCATGTGGAATGCAGGTGGCAGTGGGTGATGTTATATACATTGAAGCAAATAGTGGTGCAGTGAAAAGAGTTGGTAGATGCGATTCTTTTGCTACAGAATATGACCTTGAAGCTGAGGAGTATGTTCCAATCCCCAAAGGTGAAGTccataagaaaaaggaaatagtaCAGGTACCAGTCTGATGCAATTTTTTACCATAAGTTTTCGTTTACTTTCTGCAGTGTGCTTTTCACATCGTACCCTCATAATGAATGTTCTTGTAATTAAAACAATATATTTCAGACATTGTTTTGATCTCCACTTTCTAAGATGCAAGCTTTGTCCACTAATTTCTATTGATGTCTGTCACTATGCTGGACAAAAGCAATTTAAACATCTTATTAAAAATTGTTATGCTGTGGCTGGCTATGGTACTATCAACTTTAGCTACAAAAGTTTCTCTATGTTTCCCTCCAAATTTTATGTCCACCTTATTcatctttttcttttaattAAATGGAAACTGCATTCGTAGTCGCTTAATCAGCTAGTTGGGAGGTACATTTTTTTGGACAATCATATAAGATGCGCGCACCAGATTGTGGCAGCAACAAATATGGAAGATTCATATAATCCAATAATAAATACTGTTTCTTCCTTGGTAGAATAAATATATGCATAAACATAGGTATAAAAAAGGATTATGGCTATACAAGCTCATGACTATCACTCTATCAGGCATCCACTTGAGTCCTTTCAACAAGAATCTTCTTGAGTCCATTAACTTTATTCTATCATTGCAACTACTACTACTTAGCAAACTTACTGTTCAATTCAGCTGGAAGATTACCTATCATCTCAGGAAGGatgatatttttttatgcaATATCCGACAAGAATTAATGTTCCTATTTTCATCCTGTCATGAAGGTTTCCTGTATTTGAATGCTCTTGTTCTGAAGAGGAAATAATCTTCTCATCATTTATGCAGGATGTCACACTTCATGACCTTGATGCGGCAAATGCCCAGCCACAAGGAGGCCAAGACATTTTATCACTTATGGGTCAAATGATGAAGCCGCGAAAGACTGAAATCACTGACAAGCTACGCCAAGAAATTAATAaggtttagatttttttttactgaCAACTTTGGACTGTATCATAATTTTCAGTGTGAACGGTAATCATGTACGAATGATGGTGGCAGGTTGTAAACAGATATATCGATGAAGGAATTGCAGAGCTTGTACCTGGTGTTCTGTTCATTGATGAGGTATCATTCTGTCCTCGTGATTGAAAATCCACTGCTTTCAcatgctagaaaaaaaattaagaaatatATTTAATTCTCGTGGAGCCCTGCTACATTTGTTGAACTTCATCGTGTCTTCTGATTACTCAAAACTaatcaataataataataaattttttttccagGTCCACATGTTGGACATCGAATGCTTTTCTTATCTTAATCGTGCACTGGAGAGCCCATTGTCACCGATTGTGATACTTGCTACGAACAGGGGAATATGTAACGTAAGGTAAGCAATTTTCTTTGAGACTTAAGGTACCCTGCACCTAACTGCAGTACCAGCATGGACCCGCACTTGTCTATTAACTTGCACGGTTGCACCTTACACGTTTAACGAATCTTGTAATCTTTTTACCCAGAGGTACTGATATGACAAGTCCACATGGTATACCAGTCGACCTTCTAGATAGGTTGGTGATTATTCGAACAGAAACATACGGCCCTACTGAGATGATCCAGGTTCTTGCTTATTTTGAGTCTAATTTCTATCAGATTACATGTTTAGGATTTGCTTTTAATGTTTAGATTATTGCCCTTTGCAGATATTAGCTATCCGGGCACAAGTGGAAGAGATTGATATTGATGAAGAAAGTCTTGCTTATTTAGGAGAGATTGGACAACAGACTTCTTTGAGGTATGACTTTGTATTTGTCCATAGGGATTAGCATAGAGGGTTTACTGATCTCAAACATAAGTTCAATGCGGTTTTTAGTCTCCAGAATTTTGGTGTATGCTTCCAATCACAAAATAAGAATTGATGTCACTGTAGTTCATTGTTGCAAGCCCTCCACCTCTCGTAGGGTAATAAACGATGGTAATAATATCTTCATTCCCTTTGCAGACATGCAATCCAGCTGCTATCACCTGCCAGTGTGATTGCAAAGACTAATGGAAGAGAGAAGATCTGCAAGGTATATATACTGAATTTTCACTAGAATGTTGTATTTTCCTTAGCTTCTTGTTCTTGCAAGCTTATATTTCTGATCCTGTGATCTTTATCAGGCTGATCTTGAGGAAGTTAGCGGACTCTATTTGGATGCCAAATCGTCAGCACGTCTGCTCCAGGAGCAACAAGAAAGATACATCACCTAGATTTCTCCTGTTGTAGAAGTCACCAAGAAAACGTAGCTGTCGACTCTAATCATGTACACTGCATCGGTCTGGTTAACAGGTGCAGAATCTTCGAGAGTACATTTGAGGGGTAGTGATTTTTGTACTCGCTGCTTTGGACTCCGGTTAGTCTCCAGCGAAGACTATTCCGGCATATTGCTTGTTCACATACTGTTCTCAGATTAGATCGGTGCAGGAATTGTCGTGTACACCCTTGCTAATCAGTTCCAAGATTCCATGTGCTCACGAGTACAATCTACCATCATTGGTCATGAAAGAATGCCTTTTGAATTTTGACCATATACTTGATTTCTAGAAGCCAATTTTAATGTATTTCTTTATTTTAAGTACATATAAAAATTAACAAAAATCTTTCAATGCATTAGGTTTGAAGGTAAACCTACCGGCATGCAAATAGTACAATTGTCGAGTGTCTTGAGAGTTGAGAAACATGCATTTTGTTCCAAGAACATTCTTCCACACGCTGAATCATTCTTCCGCCTATTTTTCAAACAACTGATATTTTTGCACGTTACCATTTGCCCATCGTTTTCCCGATTTCCTGCGGCAACGCGAAGGATCTCTGGAGCCTGAGGCCTCCTCTCCTGTCGATGTTGTGACAGAGGAAGCCGCGATCAGCAGGCGTCCTCTCGTACATGCCGGTGTCGCTATTTTCTACCCGGCCGGGGCGTTTTCCTCCCGTCTCATGATGGCATGGAAACGTCCGTATCATCATCTCTCAGACAGCGATGTGTTGTTGCCCTCGACCTTATTCGACTCCTCTTCCCGCCCGGAATCGATCCCCGAGGAGCAACGCTTTGTCATCTTCACCCGTGCTGCTACAGAGCACTCCTGTGAAATACAGCAGATGTACAATGGCCGCATTACGGCTCACGGCATCACCCGTCGTCGTTGCGTGCTCAACGGTAGCGCTACCGCATCGTCACCGAGAGGCCCTAGTCACCGGAGACCTACACCACTCGAGTCGGGACGCGGCATCGCACGGCATCGCCGCTCGCCTCACGTAGTCGTTCCGGGCTTCCGGCAGTGCGGTGCGTCGTCGACCAGTTAAGCTAGGGTGATCGCGGCGACAACAACGTGAGTGAGGTCCGGGAAATGACGCACGCGCTGACACCAATTCCCCTGCAACGCGACAGCCCCGCCTGGGCCGGCCCGCGTCACAGCCGCACACGCTTCTGGCTGCCAGATAACGTCACCTCTCCATGGCTCTCCCACTCCCACGCAccggccaccgcgcgcgcgcacTTGCTTTTCTAGCCTCGATTCCGTCGTCCCCAGCAGGTCAAGTTGGTCGTTTCGTTCGAcaccggtggcggcgcgcgcgccgagATTTCAAACAGCTCGTACGAACCAGGTGCATTGCACCTTGCAGCTCCGGGATCGCTCTCGACCGGCCAAATAAAGTCTCGCGATCGACGGCTTGTCTCTCGACGACGTCGCAGCGTGCGCCCCAAGCCGATCGACGTACACGTCGAGAGCCCGTGTGTGATGGAGATTGGGTTTGGGGTGTGCAGTGCAGGGGCGGATCGGATAGGGCGCTCGAAATATCTCAACAGTAGGTGACAAGTCCCTTTGCTCTTTCCCCTCTGTTTTCTCCAGGCCCTCTGTCCCCAATTCCCCCCATATTGTGTGGCGCGCGTAGGAGCATCGGGTACGGCGGCGCCCCTTGGCCATTTCCAGCCTTTTGTGTCGCGGGTCGCATGATTGCAAATGCCCTTGGTTTTGGCTTTCCGGTCGTGCTCGTCAGCTCGTGCGTGGTGAGAGACGTGAGACGGTGGCAGCGGCGACGCAGCGGCGAGGGGTgtgaaaggaatcggcggggcGGGTGCCTATTCGGTCGTACAGTGCGGGTACACTGTGCCGGCCTTGGCGCCCCCCCAATCATTTGTACGGGCGCAATTTCGCCGGCCAACCCGGGGGCGCCACGTGGCCGGAGATCTCGTGGGGGAGTGTGGGGTGGTCGATGTGATGAGAGATTTGAGAGCGGCGAAAGCCACGTGACCCGGCCGCGCGCTCCCATTTTCCAGGAGCGGCCAAAGCTGCCTTTGGAGCTCCGCCCGGATTGCCGGAGCATGCTACGTACTGGCAGCGACTAGCGACCACTCACCACGCAGCGTCCTTGCTCATGTCCTGTCGTTCTGATGATGTCCATGCTTTGTACTAGTTTGTAGCGTGCTGCACGTCTACGCTACAAATTGTTTTGGTGTATAATTTGTTGTCTGTTAAACAAGGATCGATAATGTTGGTAGTACCATAGTACTGTGCTAGTAGTAGGCTAGTAGCCTTGACCATCACTTTGCCTTGGGAGGAACTGCAGATTGTATTTGCTTACCTAAAGAGTCCACTTTGGTATGCTTTTACATGGACAGTTTCTCGTGAACAATACTGTTGGGCCACCTACGAATCTTTTGATCTTTCTCACTGCACAAGTGGGGAACGAACGAGCCAGAGAATATTGGAAAGGGGTGAGATATTCAGATATCCTCCAGACCGATTCATGCACGATAAAAGTTAGCTTTCCATAGTCCAGAGCTTCCGCACTCTCGGACTATATTTGTGTAAAATGAAATGAAGAGAAAGCATGTTGAAATTCACATTGATTAATTTACTGATGCTACAGGAAATAGTTTGATTATCCTAAGTTTAAAATTAtaaaattatagatcgttttaacttttttaggttCGTATATGGAACAGTTTGGAATAGTGCTCCGTTCCAAATCCAACCCGAACTGTCTCCTTTTTCTTTACAGCAAACGCTCAAAATTTACTCGTCGCCTAGTACGACCAACCTCCCCGTCCGCCGATAGATCCGACGGCCGCGAAGTGGGCGCCATCCTTGATCGCCTGAAAGGAACGGCGGAGGATGGCAACAAGGTTTTCACCACAAATGAAAAGGGTAAGGCGGGGCGGCGTGGGCCCGGAAGAATCCCCTCCATCACCTCCCAGCGAATGGGGAGGCGGCACCCACGTGATGAGCTGCCCGCCCCCACATCCTGACATGCGCCGATCCGCCAGAGCGCCGTGTCCCTCTCCTCCCGCGCCCCTATTTCTACCTCCCCGCCGGCTCTACTCGTCGCGCTCTCCACCGGTCGTCCGCTCGTCCATCCTCGCTATCGCTGCCGGACACTCGCTGCCGGACACTCCCGCTGGCAGGTCGCGAAGCACACacgtccccggccgccgcggcttCA encodes the following:
- the LOC117859139 gene encoding ruvB-like protein 1, with amino-acid sequence MRIEEVQSTSKKQRIAIHTHIKGLGLDANGAALPLGSGFVGQAGAREGSGLIVDMIRQKRMAGRAVLFAGPPATGKTALALGISQELGSKVPFCPMVGSEVYSSEVKKTEVLMEHFRRAIGLRIKENKEVYEGEVTELSPEESESTTGGYAKSISHVIIGLKTVKGTKQLKLDPSIYDALIKEKVAVGDVIYIEANSGAVKRVGRCDSFATEYDLEAEEYVPIPKGEVHKKKEIVQDVTLHDLDAANAQPQGGQDILSLMGQMMKPRKTEITDKLRQEINKVVNRYIDEGIAELVPGVLFIDEVHMLDIECFSYLNRALESPLSPIVILATNRGICNVRGTDMTSPHGIPVDLLDRLVIIRTETYGPTEMIQILAIRAQVEEIDIDEESLAYLGEIGQQTSLRHAIQLLSPASVIAKTNGREKICKADLEEVSGLYLDAKSSARLLQEQQERYIT